From Pseudomonas sp. stari2, a single genomic window includes:
- a CDS encoding aldo/keto reductase: MSYRTLGHSGLQVSTLTLGTMMFGEQTSAEDSLRIIDKAWDQGINFIDTADVYTNGRSEEIVGEAIARHRHEWVLATKVGFGPVDGVPNRSGLSRKHIFNGLEASLTRLGTDYLDIYYLHREDHNTPLEVTISAIGDLIRQGKIRYWGLSNYRGWRIAEVIRVADKLGVDRPVISQPLYNIVNRQAETEQITAAQTYGLGVVPYSPLARGVLSGKYAPDVTPDANSRAGRQDKRILETEWRVESLRIAQQIQQYTKERGVGIVEFAIAWVLNNGAVTSAIVGPRTEEQWDAYTKAQAVKITAEDEAFIDSLVTPGHASTPGFNDVSHFVSGRKPRLA; encoded by the coding sequence ATGAGCTATCGCACACTGGGTCATTCGGGGTTGCAGGTGTCCACCCTCACCCTCGGCACGATGATGTTCGGCGAGCAGACCAGCGCGGAGGACTCGCTGCGTATCATCGACAAGGCCTGGGATCAGGGCATCAATTTCATCGACACGGCGGACGTCTACACCAACGGCCGCTCGGAAGAGATCGTCGGCGAGGCCATCGCCCGTCATCGGCATGAATGGGTGCTGGCGACCAAGGTCGGCTTCGGCCCGGTGGACGGCGTGCCGAATCGCAGCGGTCTGAGCCGCAAGCACATTTTCAATGGTCTGGAGGCCAGCCTGACCCGGCTCGGCACCGACTACCTCGACATCTATTACCTGCACCGCGAAGACCACAACACCCCGTTGGAAGTCACGATCTCGGCGATTGGCGATCTGATTCGCCAGGGCAAGATCCGTTATTGGGGCCTGTCGAACTATCGTGGCTGGCGGATCGCCGAGGTGATTCGCGTGGCGGACAAACTCGGCGTTGATCGCCCGGTGATCAGCCAACCGCTGTACAACATCGTCAACCGTCAGGCCGAAACCGAACAGATCACCGCCGCCCAGACTTACGGCCTCGGCGTGGTGCCTTACAGCCCGCTGGCCCGTGGTGTGCTCAGCGGCAAATACGCGCCGGACGTAACCCCGGACGCCAACAGCCGTGCCGGGCGTCAGGACAAGCGGATTCTGGAGACGGAATGGCGAGTAGAGTCGCTGCGCATTGCCCAGCAGATTCAGCAATACACAAAAGAGCGCGGAGTCGGGATTGTCGAGTTTGCGATTGCCTGGGTGCTGAACAACGGCGCGGTGACGTCGGCGATTGTCGGGCCGCGTACTGAAGAACAGTGGGATGCCTACACCAAGGCGCAGGCGGTGAAGATTACAGCGGAGGATGAGGCGTTTATCGATTCGCTGGTGACGCCGGGGCATGCGTCTACGCCGGGGTTTAATGATGTGAGCCATTTTGTGTCGGGCCGGAAACCGCGGCTGGCTTAA
- a CDS encoding LysR family transcriptional regulator, translated as MSSILDLEIFVRTADSGSISAAARALELTPAAASIALKRLETRLGIRLFARSTRSMRLTEEGRRYLESVRLALATLAEGEQALKQQTEGLSGVLQLAAPSDFGRNVLLPWLDDFKREHPHIQLQLLLNDRHADLFRETVDVALRFGVPSDSTLVALPILPEHRRMACASPAYLERHGTPQNPAELSEHSALLYLRNGRPYNTWRFHREDETVEIEVRGDYLSDDGEVARRWALAGHGIAYKAWLDVAEDVRAGRLLTLFDDWYGESVPFNLLCPHRVQVSERVKVLQAFLRERCEALRR; from the coding sequence ATGAGCTCGATCCTCGATCTGGAAATCTTCGTCCGCACCGCCGACTCCGGCAGCATTTCCGCCGCCGCCAGGGCGCTGGAGCTGACGCCGGCCGCCGCCAGCATCGCATTGAAACGCCTGGAAACCCGCCTCGGCATCCGCCTGTTCGCCCGCTCGACCCGCAGCATGCGCCTGACCGAAGAAGGCCGGCGCTATCTGGAAAGTGTGCGTCTGGCGCTGGCCACGCTGGCCGAGGGCGAGCAGGCCCTGAAGCAGCAGACCGAAGGCCTGAGCGGCGTGCTGCAACTGGCGGCGCCGTCGGACTTCGGGCGCAATGTGTTGCTGCCGTGGCTGGACGATTTCAAACGCGAGCACCCGCACATTCAGCTGCAATTGTTGCTGAACGACCGGCATGCAGATCTGTTTCGCGAGACGGTGGACGTCGCGCTGCGCTTTGGTGTGCCGAGTGATTCGACGCTGGTGGCGTTGCCGATTCTGCCTGAGCATCGGCGTATGGCCTGCGCCAGCCCTGCGTATCTGGAGCGTCACGGCACACCGCAAAACCCCGCCGAATTGAGCGAACACAGCGCCCTGCTCTACCTGCGCAACGGTCGGCCTTACAACACCTGGCGCTTCCATCGCGAGGACGAAACGGTCGAGATTGAAGTACGCGGCGACTACCTCAGCGACGACGGCGAAGTCGCCCGCCGCTGGGCACTCGCCGGGCACGGCATCGCCTACAAGGCCTGGCTCGACGTGGCCGAGGACGTACGTGCCGGACGGCTGCTGACGCTGTTCGATGACTGGTACGGCGAGAGTGTGCCGTTCAATCTGCTGTGCCCGCACCGGGTGCAGGTGTCGGAACGGGTCAAGGTGTTGCAGGCATTTTTGCGCGAACGTTGCGAGGCATTGCGCCGATAA
- a CDS encoding SDR family oxidoreductase encodes MKPLDNQTVVVIGGSSGIGAAVASNAAERGARVYSVGRRVATSETHDGVRHETADVTDDASLRQLFESIGAFDHLVITAGPSVSAKPLADSDLLQAQQAFDVKFWGTLRAIQAALPYLSERGSITLTSGLLSRKFVAGQFIKTTLNAALESLAKQLAKELAPRRVNVISPGVTDTEAYAGMDESHRSAMFARTSAALPVGRVGTPQDLAAAFMLVMENGFISGSIIDVDGGGLL; translated from the coding sequence ATGAAACCACTCGACAACCAGACTGTTGTGGTCATCGGCGGCAGCAGCGGCATTGGCGCCGCTGTCGCGTCGAACGCTGCTGAACGTGGCGCCCGTGTTTATTCGGTCGGCCGCCGTGTCGCAACCTCCGAAACCCATGACGGTGTCCGTCATGAAACTGCCGATGTCACTGATGACGCCTCGCTGCGTCAACTGTTCGAAAGCATCGGCGCCTTTGATCATCTGGTGATTACCGCAGGGCCGAGCGTCAGCGCCAAGCCGCTGGCCGACAGCGATCTGCTCCAGGCTCAACAGGCGTTCGACGTGAAATTCTGGGGCACCTTGCGCGCCATTCAAGCGGCGCTGCCGTACCTGAGCGAGCGGGGTAGCATCACCCTGACGTCGGGGTTGCTTTCGCGCAAATTCGTCGCCGGGCAATTCATCAAAACCACCCTGAACGCGGCACTTGAATCCCTTGCCAAACAACTGGCCAAGGAGCTGGCGCCGCGTCGGGTCAACGTGATCAGCCCCGGCGTGACCGACACCGAAGCTTACGCCGGCATGGACGAAAGCCATCGCAGCGCGATGTTCGCCCGCACCTCGGCCGCTCTTCCGGTGGGCCGGGTCGGAACGCCGCAGGATCTGGCCGCCGCATTTATGCTGGTCATGGAAAACGGCTTCATCAGCGGCAGCATCATCGACGTCGACGGAGGTGGATTGTTATGA
- a CDS encoding MFS transporter, producing the protein MSQSAAAAQTIADDKNAVYKRITLRLIPFIFICYLFNYLDRVNVGFAKLQMLDALKFSETVYGLGAGIFFIGYVLCGVPSNLALTKFGPRRWIALMMITWGTLSTCLLFVTTPTQFYTLRLFTGAAEAGFFPGVVLYLSQWFPTFRRGRIMALFMSAIPVSGLLGSPFSGWILNHFAAGQGGLAGWQWMFLLQGIPTVILGALAYFLLSDNFAAAKWLTPHERSVLEADQAEDLANKPKTTSDSLIAVFKNPAIWAFGLIYFCIQSGVYAINFWLPSIIKNLGFSDNLVIGWLSAIPYLLAAVFMLVVGRSADLRKERRWHLVVPMLMGAIGLLIAVNFAANPPIAILGLTIATMGALTGLPMFWPVPTAMLSAGAAAGGLALINSMGQMAGFLSPYLVGWVKDSTGSTDAALYLLSGVIVGGSLLALRMTRTLRA; encoded by the coding sequence ATGTCGCAGAGCGCCGCTGCCGCCCAGACCATCGCTGACGATAAAAATGCCGTCTACAAGCGCATTACCCTGCGTTTGATCCCCTTCATCTTCATCTGCTACCTGTTCAACTACCTCGACCGGGTCAACGTTGGATTCGCCAAACTGCAGATGCTCGACGCGCTGAAATTCAGCGAAACCGTGTACGGCCTTGGTGCCGGTATCTTCTTCATCGGCTACGTGCTGTGCGGCGTACCGAGCAACCTGGCGCTGACCAAATTCGGCCCACGGCGCTGGATCGCGCTGATGATGATCACTTGGGGCACGTTATCGACCTGCCTGCTGTTCGTCACTACACCGACCCAGTTCTACACCCTGCGCCTGTTCACCGGCGCGGCCGAGGCCGGGTTCTTCCCTGGCGTTGTGCTCTACCTCTCGCAGTGGTTCCCGACCTTCCGCCGTGGCCGGATCATGGCGCTGTTCATGTCGGCGATTCCGGTATCTGGTCTGCTCGGCAGCCCGTTTTCCGGCTGGATCCTCAATCACTTCGCTGCGGGCCAGGGTGGTCTGGCCGGTTGGCAGTGGATGTTCCTGCTGCAAGGCATTCCGACTGTAATCCTCGGCGCACTCGCCTACTTCCTGCTTAGCGACAACTTTGCCGCTGCCAAATGGCTGACCCCGCACGAGCGTTCGGTGCTGGAAGCGGATCAGGCCGAAGACCTGGCGAACAAACCGAAAACCACCTCCGATTCGCTGATCGCCGTGTTCAAGAACCCGGCGATCTGGGCCTTCGGCCTGATCTACTTCTGCATTCAGAGCGGCGTGTACGCGATCAACTTCTGGCTGCCGTCGATCATCAAGAACCTCGGTTTCAGCGACAACCTGGTGATCGGCTGGTTGAGCGCGATTCCGTATCTGCTGGCGGCGGTGTTCATGCTGGTGGTCGGTCGCTCGGCGGACTTGCGCAAAGAACGTCGCTGGCACTTGGTGGTGCCGATGCTGATGGGTGCGATCGGCCTGCTGATCGCGGTGAACTTCGCGGCCAACCCGCCGATTGCGATCCTTGGTCTGACCATCGCGACCATGGGCGCGCTGACCGGTCTGCCGATGTTCTGGCCGGTGCCGACTGCCATGCTGAGCGCAGGTGCGGCGGCAGGTGGTCTGGCGTTGATCAACTCGATGGGGCAGATGGCTGGATTCCTCAGTCCTTATCTGGTGGGTTGGGTCAAGGACAGCACCGGCTCGACTGATGCGGCGCTGTATCTGCTGTCGGGTGTGATCGTTGGCGGGAGTCTGTTGGCGTTGCGGATGACGCGGACGTTGCGGGCCTGA
- a CDS encoding sugar diacid recognition domain-containing protein — MFELDHDLAQDIVDRAMAILPYNVNVMDSQGLILGSGEPERINTRHEGAQLVLANGRVVEIDAQTAVHLKGVQPGINLPLLLDQRLIGVLGITGEPEQLRTYAELVRMTAEMLVGQRNQQSEQQWRRQRCDDLLALLLSEAGDSPRLVDEAQQLGLKPQLTRVPYLFELGLEHGPGQTVEALSAWLMSRYPDSWCVSSANSSLLWCRPASQNVEHDRLLEKLDGLGWNILRIAVGGQADGLAGLRRCYRRVGDLLAYGREVLPHSRLLTLNRYRLPVMLWRHRNDDALDELLKPLRKVIAKDSNGQLLATLRTWCDHDGQSQACADALGIHRNSLRYRMERIAELSGVDPLKLDGMLALYLGVQLLPQTDDLSK, encoded by the coding sequence ATGTTCGAACTCGATCACGACCTCGCCCAGGACATCGTCGACCGGGCCATGGCCATTTTGCCGTACAACGTCAACGTCATGGACAGCCAGGGCCTGATCCTCGGCAGCGGCGAACCGGAGCGGATCAACACCCGCCACGAAGGCGCGCAACTGGTGCTGGCCAACGGGCGGGTGGTGGAGATCGACGCGCAGACCGCCGTGCATCTGAAAGGCGTGCAGCCGGGGATCAATCTGCCGTTGCTGCTTGATCAGCGTTTGATCGGCGTACTCGGCATCACGGGCGAGCCCGAACAACTGCGCACTTACGCCGAACTGGTGCGCATGACCGCTGAAATGCTGGTGGGGCAGCGCAATCAGCAATCGGAGCAGCAATGGCGGCGGCAGCGTTGCGATGACTTGCTTGCGCTGCTGTTGAGTGAAGCAGGGGATTCGCCGCGTTTGGTGGATGAAGCCCAGCAACTCGGGCTCAAACCGCAACTGACGCGGGTGCCGTATCTGTTTGAGCTGGGACTTGAACACGGACCGGGGCAAACCGTCGAGGCGCTGAGTGCGTGGCTTATGTCGCGCTATCCGGACAGTTGGTGCGTGAGTTCGGCCAATTCGTCGCTGCTCTGGTGCCGGCCGGCGAGTCAAAACGTCGAGCATGATCGCCTGCTGGAAAAACTCGATGGCCTGGGCTGGAACATCCTGCGCATCGCCGTCGGTGGACAGGCCGATGGACTGGCCGGGTTGCGCCGTTGCTATCGACGGGTCGGCGATTTGCTCGCCTATGGCCGCGAAGTACTGCCGCACTCACGATTGCTGACCCTCAATCGCTATCGCTTGCCGGTGATGCTCTGGCGTCATCGCAATGATGATGCGCTGGACGAATTGCTCAAACCATTGCGCAAGGTCATCGCCAAGGACAGCAACGGCCAGTTGCTCGCGACTCTGCGCACTTGGTGCGATCACGACGGGCAGAGCCAGGCCTGCGCCGATGCGTTGGGCATTCACCGCAACAGCCTGCGTTACCGGATGGAGCGGATTGCCGAGCTGAGCGGGGTCGATCCGTTGAAGCTCGACGGCATGTTGGCGCTGTATCTCGGGGTGCAATTGCTACCGCAGACCGACGATTTGTCGAAATGA